A window from Dissulfurirhabdus thermomarina encodes these proteins:
- a CDS encoding DUF2188 domain-containing protein — translation MPRRKTYHVTPRTDGGWNVKEENASRASSSHDTKAEAIARAKESAKKQALGQVIIHKQDGTIQTEHTYGKDPYPPEG, via the coding sequence ATGCCAAGACGTAAGACTTACCATGTGACTCCTCGGACCGACGGCGGCTGGAACGTCAAAGAAGAAAATGCGTCAAGGGCGTCCAGCAGCCACGATACGAAGGCCGAGGCCATAGCCCGTGCCAAGGAATCGGCGAAGAAGCAGGCGCTTGGACAGGTGATCATTCACAAGCAGGACGGTACGATCCAGACGGAACACACATACGGCAAGGATCCGTATCCGCCCGAAGGGTAA
- a CDS encoding DUF4236 domain-containing protein produces the protein MSFRFWRRIRIAPGVTLNLSKSGGSLSFGPRGAKFTIGPRGKRATVGIPGTGLFYTTTLPSGRSSGRRSASYSAPAV, from the coding sequence ATGAGCTTCCGCTTCTGGAGACGAATCAGGATCGCACCGGGCGTCACCCTGAACCTGAGCAAATCGGGCGGATCCCTCTCGTTCGGGCCGCGCGGGGCGAAGTTCACCATCGGTCCGAGGGGCAAGCGGGCCACGGTGGGCATCCCGGGAACAGGCCTTTTCTACACGACCACGCTTCCGAGCGGGAGGTCCAGCGGTAGGAGAAGCGCGTCCTACTCCGCTCCGGCCGTT